Proteins found in one Arthrobacter pascens genomic segment:
- a CDS encoding PAS domain-containing protein has translation MTVSHETALAELAGHFKPVFEQSPDGVYLWLDEQHKVCNQRLAAMFGYDVREWQEVDDFADTFIADESRSMYVWHYQHQVGGLQYPVSFRFRGKRKDGSTFDAETDMIPLTYAGHVVAYHFVRQIGA, from the coding sequence ATGACCGTGTCGCATGAGACCGCACTGGCAGAGCTGGCCGGGCATTTCAAGCCGGTCTTCGAGCAAAGCCCTGACGGCGTTTACCTCTGGCTCGACGAACAGCACAAGGTCTGCAACCAGCGGTTGGCCGCCATGTTCGGGTACGACGTCCGCGAGTGGCAGGAGGTCGACGACTTCGCAGACACGTTCATCGCGGACGAGAGTCGGTCAATGTACGTCTGGCACTACCAGCACCAAGTCGGCGGCCTGCAGTATCCGGTGTCCTTCCGCTTCCGCGGCAAGCGCAAGGACGGGTCAACTTTCGACGCGGAGACGGACATGATTCCGCTGACGTACGCCGGGCATGTCGTGGCCTACCACTTCGTCCGCCAGATCGGTGCCTAG
- a CDS encoding AAA family ATPase, whose translation MSRVLITGMSGTGKTTVLHELSRRGYRTIDTDCDAWVLPDGTWDEPRMSALLASDSSLVVSGTVENQGRFYDRFAAVVLLSAPVEVLIERVSVRTNNHYGNSETDQPAIRQYILDVEPLLRNGATLELDGRRPVPELADEVERLIATSYET comes from the coding sequence ATGTCTCGAGTTCTGATCACCGGCATGTCAGGGACGGGAAAGACAACGGTGCTGCACGAGTTGTCCCGGCGGGGCTACCGAACCATCGACACCGACTGCGACGCCTGGGTGCTTCCTGACGGCACATGGGATGAACCGCGCATGTCGGCACTTCTGGCGTCTGATTCGTCACTGGTTGTCTCGGGGACTGTCGAAAATCAAGGACGGTTCTATGACCGTTTCGCCGCTGTTGTTCTCCTGAGCGCACCCGTAGAAGTCCTCATCGAGCGAGTCTCGGTTCGCACGAACAATCACTACGGCAACTCAGAGACAGACCAGCCCGCGATCCGCCAATACATTCTCGACGTCGAACCGCTGCTTCGGAACGGGGCAACCCTCGAACTCGATGGTCGTCGACCCGTCCCCGAACTGGCGGATGAGGTTGAACGTCTCATCGCGACGTCCTATGAGACGTGA
- a CDS encoding nucleotidyltransferase domain-containing protein, producing MTPRLKGRRRAVQRLISEVATWAKHEDRVRAVALVGSYARGAERMASDVDLVVLSDTPETLEDAAWFGQIHPGARLIRSEVWGPVRERRFRLASGLIVELGIAPSSWADLPLDEGTRRVLSDGHRVLYDAGLLREASAAVAR from the coding sequence ATGACACCAAGATTGAAAGGTCGCAGGCGGGCTGTCCAGCGGCTCATCAGTGAAGTTGCTACCTGGGCGAAGCATGAAGATCGAGTGAGAGCTGTTGCTCTCGTTGGGTCTTACGCGCGGGGAGCCGAGCGGATGGCAAGCGATGTTGACCTAGTGGTGTTGAGCGATACACCAGAAACTCTTGAAGACGCGGCATGGTTTGGACAGATCCATCCCGGAGCGCGCCTTATTCGCTCGGAGGTATGGGGGCCAGTACGCGAACGCAGGTTTCGGCTGGCATCAGGGCTGATTGTAGAACTGGGCATTGCTCCCTCCAGCTGGGCTGATCTCCCCTTGGATGAGGGAACGCGCCGCGTCCTGAGCGACGGGCACCGCGTTCTGTACGACGCAGGTCTGCTCAGAGAGGCTTCCGCGGCCGTTGCTAGATAG
- a CDS encoding MerR family DNA-binding transcriptional regulator: MLIGELSERTGVSRRALRYYEEQGLLVPGPGLQWIPRLCPGCSPS, encoded by the coding sequence TTGCTGATTGGGGAGCTGTCCGAGCGTACGGGAGTCAGCCGGCGTGCACTTCGTTACTACGAGGAGCAAGGCCTGCTCGTCCCGGGACCGGGCCTGCAATGGATACCGCGTCTATGCCCAGGATGCTCCCCCTCATAG
- a CDS encoding RBBP9/YdeN family alpha/beta hydrolase: protein MLDTSHSLRRVLIVHGYAAAPDAHWFPWLRDSLETAGVDATVVTLPTPDAPKAAAWTDAVAEVIGVPDAGTWVVAHSLGGITVLRALATLTEPWQLGGLVLVSGFTGALKSLPVLDEYLSTDVDAERIAKNIGVRAMVRSDADAFVPAAASDELAQRLNAELHIRPGAGHFLTEDGVSALSIVLDLLRR, encoded by the coding sequence ATGCTTGATACATCTCATTCTCTCCGACGCGTCCTCATAGTCCACGGATACGCTGCCGCACCGGATGCGCACTGGTTTCCTTGGCTCCGCGACTCACTCGAAACCGCTGGCGTTGACGCAACTGTGGTGACTCTCCCTACTCCCGATGCTCCCAAAGCCGCAGCGTGGACGGACGCAGTCGCGGAGGTGATCGGAGTCCCTGATGCGGGGACATGGGTCGTGGCTCACTCCCTGGGAGGCATAACGGTGCTGCGCGCACTTGCAACGTTGACGGAGCCATGGCAGCTCGGCGGGCTTGTGCTCGTCTCCGGTTTCACCGGGGCACTAAAATCACTGCCGGTGCTGGACGAGTACCTCAGTACTGATGTCGACGCAGAGCGCATCGCGAAAAATATTGGCGTGCGGGCCATGGTCCGCTCTGATGCGGATGCCTTCGTGCCGGCGGCAGCATCCGACGAGCTTGCACAGCGGCTCAACGCAGAACTCCATATACGACCCGGCGCCGGCCACTTCCTCACCGAAGACGGAGTGTCCGCCCTCTCTATCGTGCTAGATCTGCTGCGGCGGTAG
- a CDS encoding GNAT family N-acetyltransferase has product MDNRTVLNRLPTPSEHRRLAEAVGWAHAFDWETMPASLEGSLAGVVALDGSHVVGMGRLVGDGVKYFYIQDLAVLPAYQGQGIGTALLRRLLDYVARTAPATAFVGLFATHDAVSLYQRDGFTLGDMTGMFQLVRPASD; this is encoded by the coding sequence ATGGACAATCGCACCGTTCTTAACCGTCTCCCCACGCCAAGCGAGCACCGTCGGCTCGCTGAGGCGGTCGGCTGGGCCCACGCCTTCGACTGGGAGACCATGCCCGCGTCCCTTGAGGGATCACTGGCCGGGGTGGTTGCCCTTGACGGCAGCCATGTCGTCGGCATGGGCCGCTTGGTGGGGGACGGCGTCAAGTACTTCTATATCCAGGACCTCGCTGTACTGCCCGCTTATCAAGGCCAGGGAATCGGGACGGCACTGCTCCGCCGACTACTGGACTATGTGGCTCGCACTGCACCGGCAACTGCATTCGTCGGGCTCTTTGCCACCCATGATGCCGTCTCGCTCTACCAGCGAGACGGCTTCACCCTCGGCGATATGACCGGGATGTTCCAGCTGGTCAGACCAGCCAGCGACTAG
- a CDS encoding ArsR/SmtB family transcription factor, whose product MQDVEVIESTKAAAAALDPVRARLLSELAVPASAGGLAARVGITRQKINYHLKALEEHGLVELFEERRHGGITERVLQASAASFVVSPAAVSATAADPDANDDHLSVRYLVALAGRLMREVGALARRADASGKGLPTLTIDTQIGFQSAADRAAFADDLTAAVLDLAARYHHDDGRPHRLVVAAHPLPEENR is encoded by the coding sequence GTGCAAGACGTTGAAGTTATCGAAAGCACGAAGGCAGCCGCCGCCGCGTTGGATCCGGTCCGGGCCAGGTTGCTCAGCGAGCTGGCTGTTCCGGCCTCCGCCGGGGGGCTCGCCGCCAGAGTCGGCATCACGCGCCAGAAGATTAACTACCACCTCAAGGCGCTTGAGGAGCACGGCCTCGTGGAGCTGTTTGAGGAGCGCCGGCACGGGGGCATCACCGAGCGGGTGCTGCAGGCCTCGGCTGCATCGTTCGTCGTGTCACCAGCGGCTGTAAGCGCGACGGCGGCTGATCCGGACGCCAACGACGACCACCTGTCAGTGCGGTACCTCGTTGCGCTGGCCGGCAGGCTAATGCGGGAGGTCGGCGCCCTGGCGCGCAGGGCCGACGCGTCCGGCAAGGGCCTGCCGACGCTGACCATCGACACGCAAATCGGCTTCCAATCGGCCGCCGACCGGGCTGCCTTCGCTGACGATCTGACCGCCGCGGTGCTCGACCTGGCCGCTCGCTACCACCATGACGACGGGCGCCCGCATAGGCTCGTCGTCGCCGCACACCCCCTTCCTGAGGAGAACCGATGA
- a CDS encoding SRPBCC family protein — MSTTPTVPYRLEFSVQVPGTPEQVWQAIATATGMSAWFLPTEMEEREGGSLHFTMGPEMGSDGQVTGWDPPRRFAYEEDWAALMGKDPDALSPLTSEFLVEAQSGGTCVVRVTTSGFGTGADWESEFWDDMGANWMPFFDNLRLYLSHFPGQKATQLEATASHPGDAQALWSTLHDALRLGDEGTTVEIRGATGRVERAGERQALVRLTAPVPGMLSIFAYGEGEGEGAGEGTATAGVRAYLFSPDAADYVRREKPAWQTWLQELVVPA; from the coding sequence ATGAGCACGACCCCGACCGTCCCGTACCGCCTAGAGTTCAGCGTCCAGGTTCCGGGGACCCCGGAACAGGTCTGGCAGGCCATCGCCACCGCCACGGGCATGAGCGCCTGGTTCTTGCCGACTGAAATGGAGGAGCGCGAGGGAGGCTCCCTACATTTCACGATGGGCCCGGAGATGGGCTCCGACGGCCAAGTCACCGGCTGGGATCCGCCGCGCCGCTTCGCATATGAGGAGGATTGGGCGGCCCTCATGGGCAAAGACCCGGATGCCCTCAGCCCGCTGACGTCAGAGTTCCTCGTCGAGGCGCAATCCGGAGGCACCTGCGTCGTTCGCGTCACCACCAGCGGCTTTGGGACCGGCGCCGACTGGGAGTCAGAGTTCTGGGATGACATGGGAGCCAACTGGATGCCGTTCTTCGACAACCTGCGCCTTTACCTGTCGCACTTCCCAGGCCAAAAGGCCACACAGCTCGAGGCCACCGCCTCCCACCCCGGCGACGCACAGGCGCTCTGGTCGACCCTGCACGACGCCCTCCGGCTCGGCGACGAGGGTACGACGGTCGAGATACGCGGTGCTACCGGTAGGGTCGAGCGTGCCGGCGAGCGGCAGGCGCTGGTCCGGCTCACCGCACCGGTGCCCGGGATGCTCAGCATCTTTGCTTACGGCGAGGGCGAGGGCGAGGGCGCGGGCGAGGGTACGGCGACGGCAGGCGTACGAGCGTACCTGTTCTCCCCGGACGCAGCGGACTACGTGCGGCGCGAAAAACCGGCGTGGCAAACCTGGCTGCAGGAGCTCGTCGTCCCGGCCTGA
- a CDS encoding phosphotransferase family protein encodes MDNVHWSRLPPGVHDWLRKHVNSETLTFTSTIGGYSGGVTGLLAVSGDVFFVKAVPLNSPPAADYITEARVAKALASKVPMPRLLFEGSVEGWILLVFDVAKGQTPDEPWQRDQLLAVMKMLDEFSRLLNPSPVASLPTVADRMRGRCSTWSQVLATGSCGLLSVGELSGWELEHLPRLAGLERSWESMVHGETLLHFDMRHDNLKIDEHGQICVLDWGRACIGPDWVDVVCLLLESDAGSTDLESLFRQSARATDADPQAVDAFLTILASYWRHAATLTHGVPAELKRRREFSSQSTLRWLQQRWRN; translated from the coding sequence GTGGATAACGTTCATTGGAGTCGGCTGCCTCCCGGAGTGCATGACTGGTTGCGGAAACACGTCAACAGCGAGACGCTCACCTTTACGTCCACAATCGGCGGCTATTCCGGCGGTGTGACTGGATTGTTGGCCGTTTCCGGGGACGTGTTCTTCGTAAAGGCCGTCCCGCTGAATTCGCCTCCTGCAGCGGATTACATAACTGAAGCGCGTGTGGCCAAGGCGCTTGCGTCCAAAGTCCCGATGCCACGGTTGTTATTCGAAGGATCGGTGGAGGGCTGGATTCTCCTGGTGTTCGATGTGGCCAAAGGGCAAACACCGGATGAGCCATGGCAGCGCGATCAGCTCTTGGCGGTCATGAAAATGCTGGATGAGTTCTCGCGCCTGCTCAACCCGAGCCCTGTGGCAAGTCTGCCGACCGTCGCTGATCGGATGAGGGGTCGTTGTTCAACGTGGTCCCAGGTCCTGGCGACTGGATCCTGCGGGCTGCTCTCCGTAGGGGAGCTGAGCGGGTGGGAACTGGAACACCTTCCGAGGCTTGCCGGTCTCGAACGATCATGGGAAAGCATGGTTCATGGCGAAACCCTGCTTCACTTCGACATGCGACACGACAACCTAAAAATAGACGAACACGGGCAGATCTGCGTTCTTGATTGGGGCCGGGCGTGCATAGGTCCGGACTGGGTTGATGTCGTCTGCTTGCTTCTGGAATCCGACGCGGGATCAACAGATCTGGAGAGCCTGTTCCGCCAAAGCGCACGGGCCACGGACGCGGATCCGCAGGCGGTTGACGCATTCCTCACTATCCTGGCCAGTTACTGGCGGCATGCTGCCACGCTCACCCACGGTGTGCCCGCGGAGCTCAAGCGCCGCCGCGAGTTCTCCAGCCAGAGCACCCTTCGATGGCTCCAACAGCGATGGCGCAACTAG
- a CDS encoding signal peptidase I: MSTVTDFARAPGAVEEPKPSRRPRIFRGGAGTTTAGTTTPKAGTTLKAAAHRTANILSTVMVVVAVAAFLLLAVGPRVLHYQTSTMLTGSMAPLINPGDVVVTAPAPVSAIRVGDIITYHIPVEDHRVETHRVVEILTNEEGTTAVRTKGDANNGADPWRATLQGDTVHRHILTVPSVGQAIRMLREPVVLNTLMYGAPAVLVIGLLASIWRRNAESASGE; this comes from the coding sequence ATGAGCACAGTAACTGATTTCGCCCGGGCGCCCGGCGCCGTTGAGGAGCCCAAGCCGTCCCGGCGTCCTCGCATCTTCCGCGGCGGCGCCGGGACCACCACTGCCGGGACCACCACCCCCAAAGCCGGGACCACCCTCAAAGCCGCCGCGCACCGCACCGCGAACATCCTCTCCACGGTGATGGTGGTCGTCGCCGTGGCAGCGTTCCTGCTCCTCGCCGTCGGCCCCCGGGTGCTGCACTACCAGACGTCCACCATGCTCACCGGCTCCATGGCGCCGCTGATCAACCCGGGCGACGTTGTGGTCACCGCGCCCGCGCCGGTCAGCGCCATCCGGGTGGGTGACATCATCACCTACCACATCCCCGTGGAGGACCACCGGGTGGAAACCCACCGCGTGGTCGAGATCCTCACCAATGAGGAAGGTACGACGGCGGTACGCACCAAGGGTGACGCCAACAACGGTGCGGACCCCTGGAGGGCAACCCTCCAGGGAGACACCGTGCACCGGCATATCCTGACGGTCCCCTCCGTGGGACAGGCCATCCGCATGCTCCGGGAACCTGTTGTCCTGAACACCCTCATGTACGGGGCACCGGCTGTGCTGGTGATCGGGCTGTTGGCTTCCATCTGGCGCAGGAACGCGGAGTCCGCATCCGGTGAGTAG
- a CDS encoding TasA family protein: MSISMKTTSGKILASVALVGTAAAVAGMGTYGAFTSTTSASQAVTAGTVVIALNEAGAANTLNVPVTGLLPGDSVEKIATLTNTGNSALNSITLTAGTTTPSLLTTDSTNGLQLTIQSCSTAWTGTAAPYTCSGTTTTVLATGPVIGADKALAGLASVASGAADNLKVTTLLPATAPNTFQGAASTITFDFTGTQRTGTVK; encoded by the coding sequence ATGAGCATCAGCATGAAAACCACTTCCGGCAAGATCCTGGCTTCCGTCGCACTCGTGGGCACTGCTGCCGCCGTTGCAGGCATGGGAACCTATGGCGCCTTCACCTCCACCACATCAGCCAGCCAGGCAGTCACCGCCGGCACCGTGGTCATCGCCCTGAATGAAGCAGGCGCCGCCAACACCCTGAACGTCCCGGTGACCGGCCTCCTGCCCGGCGACTCTGTCGAAAAGATCGCCACGCTGACCAACACCGGCAACTCGGCACTGAACAGCATCACGCTGACGGCCGGCACCACCACCCCGTCGCTGCTCACCACGGACAGCACCAACGGCCTGCAGCTGACCATCCAGTCCTGCAGCACCGCGTGGACCGGCACCGCTGCACCGTACACCTGCTCAGGCACCACCACCACCGTCCTGGCCACGGGCCCGGTCATCGGCGCCGACAAGGCCCTGGCCGGTCTCGCCTCCGTTGCCTCCGGGGCGGCGGACAACCTGAAGGTCACCACCTTGCTGCCCGCCACGGCCCCGAACACCTTCCAGGGCGCCGCCAGCACCATCACGTTCGACTTCACCGGCACGCAGCGCACAGGAACGGTCAAGTAG
- a CDS encoding heavy-metal-associated domain-containing protein: MNGTESRQELPLASFASGCRCCSTEAPEDSITSTAGAEYALEGLTCGHCVATVENAVTAVDGVAAAVVELVRGGRSRLVVSGTPDDAALRAAVTSAGYRLITS, from the coding sequence ATGAATGGAACAGAATCCCGGCAGGAATTGCCGCTAGCATCCTTCGCATCGGGCTGCCGCTGCTGCTCGACCGAAGCCCCGGAAGACTCAATCACCAGCACGGCAGGAGCCGAGTACGCCCTCGAAGGGCTCACGTGCGGACACTGCGTGGCCACCGTTGAGAATGCCGTCACCGCAGTGGATGGCGTGGCCGCCGCCGTCGTCGAGCTTGTCCGGGGCGGCCGCTCACGCCTGGTTGTTTCCGGAACTCCCGATGATGCTGCGCTCCGTGCGGCTGTCACCTCCGCCGGATACCGCCTGATCACCAGCTAG